One genomic region from Bradyrhizobium icense encodes:
- a CDS encoding DNA topoisomerase IB, protein MDSPDAAQTIVDPRDAAESAGLRYVSDERPGIRRKKLGTGFSYVRPDGSKLTGPDALKRIKALAIPPAWTDVWVCPSPDGHIQATGRDAKGRKQYRYHTRFREVRESTKYERVVAFADALPSIRDTVREHMALRGLPREKVLATVVHLLETTLIRVGNDDYARQNNSYGLTTLKNRHAAVEGNEVRFRFTGKGGKQWSLRVRDRRITKIIKACQELPGQELLQYIDEQGNCQDVTSTDVNEYLKAITGKDITAKDFRTWAGTVLAAMTLSELQSFDNAAQAKRNLRSAIEKVSARLGNTPTICRKCYIHPEVLNSYLDGNLVLEIKSQVENELRSAVENMKPEEAAVLALLRGRLAKQAEQSGRTDLKESSSKRRAHAA, encoded by the coding sequence ATCGATTCACCCGATGCCGCGCAGACGATCGTCGATCCGCGTGATGCGGCCGAATCTGCTGGCCTGAGGTATGTGTCCGACGAACGGCCCGGAATTCGACGCAAGAAGCTAGGGACCGGGTTCAGCTACGTACGACCCGACGGCTCGAAGCTGACCGGACCTGACGCGCTGAAGCGGATCAAGGCACTCGCGATCCCGCCAGCATGGACCGACGTGTGGGTCTGCCCATCTCCGGATGGCCATATCCAAGCAACTGGCCGAGACGCAAAAGGACGTAAGCAATACCGCTACCATACGCGCTTCCGGGAAGTACGCGAAAGCACAAAGTATGAGCGTGTGGTCGCCTTTGCAGACGCGCTTCCTTCCATCCGGGACACCGTGCGCGAGCACATGGCATTGCGCGGCCTGCCGCGCGAAAAAGTTCTGGCAACCGTCGTGCATCTCCTGGAGACCACCTTGATCCGGGTAGGTAATGACGATTACGCCAGACAGAACAACAGCTATGGCCTGACGACGTTGAAGAACCGGCACGCAGCGGTCGAGGGAAACGAGGTTCGCTTTCGATTCACGGGCAAAGGCGGCAAACAATGGTCGCTGCGCGTACGAGACCGGCGCATCACCAAGATCATCAAGGCCTGCCAGGAGCTCCCCGGACAGGAACTCCTTCAATACATCGATGAGCAAGGTAATTGCCAGGACGTCACATCGACTGACGTGAACGAGTATCTCAAGGCAATCACCGGAAAGGATATCACGGCAAAGGATTTCCGAACCTGGGCAGGAACGGTGCTGGCGGCCATGACCCTGAGCGAACTTCAGAGCTTCGACAACGCCGCACAGGCCAAGCGCAATCTGCGCAGTGCAATCGAAAAAGTCTCCGCGCGACTCGGCAACACACCTACGATCTGCAGGAAGTGCTACATCCACCCGGAGGTACTTAACTCTTATCTGGATGGAAATTTGGTCCTTGAGATCAAGTCACAAGTCGAGAATGAGCTTCGGAGCGCTGTCGAAAATATGAAACCTGAGGAAGCCGCCGTGCTCGCGCTACTCCGCGGTCGGCTCGCCAAACAGGCAGAGCAGTCGGGACGGACCGATCTCAAAGAGTCGTCTAGCAAGCGGCGGGCGCACGCCGCTTGA
- a CDS encoding Ku protein gives MPASRPYWKGYLKLSFVSCPIALYPATSAAERISFRQVNRRTGHRLKQKLIDSVTGQAIDAADKARGYEVGENEFLLVEDRDLEQARSQRRAPGEVELVTPPQRESPPTVPASVHDEIAKGALDYDDEEEEQEEAVSFQRSQNTRTIEIERFLPAGQVDARYFEKPYYILPREEIGQESFAVIRDAMSREAVSGLARIVLSSRERPFLLEPMGRGRSRRNAALRARGPKRLGIF, from the coding sequence TTGCCGGCATCCCGACCATACTGGAAGGGCTATCTCAAACTGTCCTTCGTCTCGTGTCCTATTGCGCTCTATCCCGCAACATCGGCGGCGGAGCGGATCTCCTTTCGGCAGGTTAACCGGCGAACAGGCCATCGTCTCAAACAGAAACTCATCGATTCCGTAACCGGTCAAGCCATCGACGCAGCCGACAAGGCGCGCGGCTATGAGGTCGGCGAGAACGAGTTTCTCCTGGTGGAGGACCGAGACCTTGAGCAGGCGCGGTCTCAGCGGCGGGCGCCAGGGGAGGTGGAACTCGTCACGCCGCCTCAGCGTGAAAGCCCGCCAACCGTCCCCGCCAGCGTTCACGACGAGATCGCCAAGGGTGCCCTTGACTATGATGATGAAGAAGAGGAGCAGGAGGAAGCCGTCAGTTTCCAGCGGTCGCAGAATACGCGCACGATCGAAATAGAGCGTTTCCTGCCGGCCGGGCAGGTCGATGCGCGGTATTTCGAAAAGCCGTACTACATCCTGCCTCGCGAGGAGATCGGCCAGGAATCTTTTGCGGTGATCCGAGATGCGATGAGCCGGGAGGCCGTTAGTGGCTTGGCTCGCATCGTGCTGTCCTCACGCGAGCGGCCGTTTCTGCTCGAGCCGATGGGCCGAGGCCGTTCGCGGCGTAACGCTGCGCTTCGCGCACGAGGTCCGAAACGACTCGGAATATTTTAG
- a CDS encoding tyrosine-type recombinase/integrase yields MFRQPHSRQEHPHDRRGHEPIAAARDQRRKLAPKTQHDYVQRIKNFAAFLGRSPDTASFEDVRRYQLHLAASSVGVPTLNQTVSTLRFFFRVTLRRHEIVEHTHVIHEPRKPPVVLSAEEVARLLDAAPELKYKAALSVAYGAGLRATEVVSLKVSDIDSKRMIIRVEQGKGGKDRNVMLSPSLLDLLRTWWKAARPQGWLFPGRDPAQPMTTRQLNRACHAAAQMAEINKRVSLHTLRHSFATHLLEQNIDVRVIQVLLEAETYCPPTEGRIYYPFHPRYGESVLIVRRYAHRGRRHRPRP; encoded by the coding sequence GTGTTTCGACAACCTCACTCAAGACAGGAGCACCCCCATGACCGACGAGGCCATGAGCCCATTGCGGCGGCGCGTGATCAAAGACGCAAGTTAGCGCCAAAGACCCAACATGACTACGTGCAAAGGATCAAGAACTTCGCGGCGTTTCTCGGGCGATCACCGGATACGGCGAGCTTCGAGGACGTTCGCCGCTACCAGTTGCATCTGGCGGCGAGCAGTGTTGGCGTGCCGACCCTCAACCAGACCGTCTCGACGTTGAGGTTCTTCTTCCGGGTCACGCTCAGGCGCCACGAGATCGTCGAGCACACCCATGTCATCCACGAACCGCGCAAGCCGCCGGTGGTGCTCAGCGCCGAGGAGGTGGCGCGGCTGCTCGATGCCGCACCCGAGCTCAAATACAAGGCGGCGCTGAGCGTGGCCTATGGTGCCGGCCTGCGCGCCACCGAAGTGGTCTCGCTCAAGGTCTCCGACATCGACAGCAAGCGTATGATCATCCGCGTCGAGCAGGGCAAAGGCGGCAAGGACCGTAATGTGATGCTATCTCCGAGCCTGCTCGACCTGCTGCGGACCTGGTGGAAGGCGGCGCGCCCACAAGGTTGGCTGTTCCCGGGCCGCGATCCGGCGCAGCCGATGACCACGCGCCAGCTCAACCGCGCCTGCCATGCTGCCGCCCAGATGGCGGAGATCAACAAGCGCGTCTCACTGCACACCTTGCGGCACAGCTTCGCCACCCACCTGCTCGAGCAGAACATCGACGTCCGCGTGATCCAGGTGCTGCTCGAAGCAGAGACATACTGCCCACCAACAGAGGGGCGGATCTACTATCCGTTCCATCCACGGTATGGCGAGTCGGTGCTGATTGTCAGGAGATACGCCCACCGTGGGCGGAGACATCGCCCGCGCCCGTGA
- a CDS encoding putative maltokinase has translation MGTAAERLAFLDIPEGSSWVANSEVTAALERHFLPAYLAKTRWFPSNSATRIKPKIIANLPFAADSTTFVVIETNQRARYLLPLRVDWSVEAGPELDKSIVARLHQGEREGLLCDVAADPTFIRRLLDHLRREASIAGSGWRLDFKPTSKLGSQPPNTPSRIRAIAGEQSNSTALVDQDYVVKLYRQIEPGQNPEVEMGHFLTEAANFAHTPALLGHLEAAHTSASYALGIVHSFVPNSGDAWTWSAERLSIYLDAMGKGSEERDKAITARRDYLQWVRRLGCRVAEMHRALASRGEVAAFKPEPIDEGDLDFWIGDVMERAARIFKKLEESSLDVDECPLMERLLRVKPRLYDYAVNLIRPSLGRCKIRHHGDLHLGQVLVANEDAVIIDFEGEPSRPLADRRRKAPAARDVAGVLRSLDYAAMASRQQRRMSEKLNTLESRALFAWREQTTDAFLSAYQEAIGASVLWPDRAEDTKAMLDFFLLEKALYEVEYELSYRPAWISVPLQGVLRVLEEGGVG, from the coding sequence ATGGGCACCGCCGCTGAACGCCTCGCATTCTTGGACATACCGGAAGGTTCTTCATGGGTTGCGAACAGCGAGGTGACTGCAGCTCTCGAAAGACATTTTCTTCCGGCCTATCTCGCCAAAACCAGGTGGTTTCCCAGTAACTCTGCAACGCGGATTAAGCCAAAGATCATTGCGAACCTTCCGTTCGCCGCGGACTCAACCACTTTCGTCGTTATCGAGACTAACCAACGCGCGCGCTATCTCCTGCCGTTACGGGTCGACTGGTCCGTTGAGGCAGGTCCCGAGCTGGATAAATCGATCGTGGCTCGTTTGCACCAGGGAGAGCGTGAAGGACTGCTGTGCGACGTCGCCGCTGATCCGACTTTCATCCGCAGGCTCCTTGATCACCTTCGGCGGGAGGCTTCCATTGCCGGCTCGGGTTGGCGGCTGGATTTCAAGCCCACGAGCAAACTCGGAAGCCAGCCTCCGAATACTCCATCCCGGATTCGCGCCATTGCCGGCGAGCAATCCAACAGTACGGCGCTGGTTGACCAGGACTATGTCGTCAAGTTGTACCGCCAGATCGAGCCCGGCCAAAACCCCGAGGTCGAGATGGGACACTTTCTGACCGAGGCGGCGAATTTTGCGCATACGCCTGCGCTGCTTGGCCACCTCGAGGCTGCTCATACTTCCGCGAGCTATGCCCTTGGTATCGTCCACTCATTTGTGCCGAACAGCGGTGATGCCTGGACCTGGTCTGCCGAGCGCCTCAGCATTTACCTTGACGCTATGGGGAAAGGCTCTGAAGAACGCGACAAGGCGATCACCGCACGGCGGGATTATCTCCAGTGGGTGCGGCGTTTGGGATGCCGTGTCGCCGAGATGCATCGCGCCCTGGCAAGCCGCGGCGAAGTGGCGGCGTTCAAGCCTGAGCCGATCGACGAAGGCGATCTCGATTTCTGGATCGGCGATGTTATGGAGCGCGCTGCTCGTATCTTCAAGAAGTTGGAGGAATCGTCGCTGGATGTGGACGAATGCCCCCTCATGGAGCGCCTGCTTCGGGTCAAGCCCCGGCTGTATGATTACGCAGTTAACCTCATCCGTCCTTCGCTGGGCCGCTGCAAGATACGCCATCATGGCGATTTGCACTTGGGCCAGGTGCTTGTAGCCAATGAGGACGCAGTCATCATAGACTTCGAGGGCGAGCCCAGCCGACCTTTGGCAGATCGGAGGCGCAAGGCGCCTGCTGCGCGCGATGTCGCAGGTGTGTTGCGCTCCCTGGATTATGCCGCCATGGCCTCGAGACAGCAGAGGCGGATGTCAGAAAAACTCAACACTCTGGAGTCGCGAGCCTTATTCGCGTGGCGCGAACAGACGACAGATGCCTTTCTGAGCGCTTATCAGGAAGCGATAGGCGCCTCGGTTCTGTGGCCTGACCGCGCCGAGGATACGAAAGCGATGTTGGATTTCTTTTTACTCGAAAAAGCGCTCTATGAAGTCGAATACGAGCTCTCTTACCGACCGGCTTGGATTTCCGTGCCATTGCAAGGCGTCCTGCGCGTTCTCGAAGAAGGAGGCGTGGGCTAG
- a CDS encoding cell envelope biogenesis protein TolA, translating to MAKKLKTYETSLGFFDLAIAVPSMKAALEAWGADSNLFHQGAAKQSEDPDVIAATMAVPGVVLKRPVGSSGPFKEQAELPTDLAGDRSSKRSGRKSQGRKAQKPSRRGNEEAADRKAALAFEKEHNRRARERAKEEAALEKERERRRHAIDKAQGVLDAARRKHEEKVAGIRAKLEALEEESQAEEARWEKEMTSLQAALRRARG from the coding sequence ATGGCGAAGAAGCTGAAGACCTACGAGACATCATTAGGCTTTTTCGACCTGGCAATAGCGGTGCCTTCGATGAAGGCGGCTTTGGAAGCCTGGGGCGCGGACAGCAATCTTTTTCACCAGGGCGCGGCGAAGCAAAGTGAGGATCCCGACGTTATCGCAGCGACCATGGCGGTGCCGGGCGTGGTTCTGAAACGCCCCGTCGGGTCCAGTGGTCCCTTCAAGGAGCAGGCAGAACTGCCTACCGATCTCGCCGGCGACCGCAGCTCGAAGAGGTCAGGCCGCAAGTCGCAGGGCCGTAAGGCACAGAAGCCTTCGAGGCGAGGCAATGAAGAGGCGGCCGATCGGAAGGCTGCACTCGCTTTCGAGAAGGAGCACAATCGCCGCGCGCGCGAGCGCGCGAAGGAAGAAGCTGCCCTGGAGAAGGAGCGCGAGCGGCGGCGGCATGCCATCGACAAGGCGCAAGGCGTCTTGGACGCAGCCCGTCGGAAGCACGAAGAGAAAGTAGCAGGCATTCGAGCTAAGCTGGAGGCTCTCGAGGAGGAGTCGCAGGCCGAAGAGGCGCGTTGGGAGAAGGAGATGACGAGCCTGCAAGCCGCGTTGCGACGGGCGCGAGGGTAA
- a CDS encoding PRC-barrel domain-containing protein: protein MVTEARETENLIGSDKVEGTAVYGADGTKVGSIERVMIDKLSGKVSYAVLSFGGFLGIGDDHYPLPWQSLTYDTSLSGYVTGITQAQLQNAPKYSNDNSWNWSDPDRTRAVNDYYGAGI, encoded by the coding sequence ATGGTCACTGAAGCAAGAGAAACAGAAAACCTGATTGGTAGCGACAAGGTGGAAGGCACTGCGGTCTACGGTGCAGACGGAACCAAGGTCGGGTCCATCGAGCGCGTAATGATCGATAAACTGAGCGGCAAAGTCTCCTATGCGGTCCTCAGCTTCGGAGGCTTCCTCGGGATCGGCGATGATCACTACCCATTACCATGGCAATCATTGACGTACGATACCAGTCTCAGCGGCTACGTGACTGGAATTACTCAGGCGCAGCTGCAAAACGCGCCGAAATATAGCAACGACAATTCATGGAATTGGAGTGATCCAGACAGAACGCGTGCGGTGAACGACTACTACGGAGCTGGAATTTAA
- a CDS encoding reverse transcriptase domain-containing protein, producing the protein MNMHADENSDGVIVPEKRPNKEGLPSAEAVEGRTPPKGNGGETAAARTLRRDTASNGLIAVRRAARQSKSVRFTALLHHITIDLLKRSYLALERDSAPGIDGVTWQTYGENLEEKLKDLHDKVHRGSYRARPARRTYIPKADGSKRPLSILCLEDKIVQQAVATVLEAIYEEDFLGFSYGFRPGRGQHDALDALHAGILRKQVNWVLDADIRGFFDAMAHSWIIRFLEHRIADKRILRLIAKWLKVGTVEDGRRTRGVCGAPQGAVISPILANVYLHYVFDLWVHRWRLAKASGDMIVIRYADDTIVGFQHEHGRSLTISRSECASSNWRCTRTKPG; encoded by the coding sequence ATGAACATGCACGCGGATGAGAATTCGGACGGGGTCATAGTACCCGAGAAGCGGCCGAACAAAGAGGGCTTGCCCTCGGCGGAGGCCGTGGAGGGAAGGACCCCGCCCAAGGGGAACGGCGGCGAGACGGCCGCGGCCCGGACACTGCGCCGGGACACCGCGTCGAACGGACTCATCGCCGTGCGCCGAGCGGCGCGACAGAGCAAGAGTGTACGGTTCACTGCGCTGCTGCATCACATCACCATCGATCTCCTGAAGCGGAGTTACCTTGCGCTTGAACGGGACTCCGCGCCGGGCATCGACGGCGTGACGTGGCAGACCTACGGAGAGAACCTCGAAGAGAAGCTAAAGGACCTGCACGACAAGGTGCACCGGGGTAGTTACCGAGCGCGTCCAGCCAGACGTACCTACATTCCGAAGGCTGATGGCTCGAAACGACCGCTGAGCATTCTGTGCCTGGAGGACAAAATCGTCCAACAGGCGGTCGCGACGGTTCTCGAAGCAATCTACGAGGAAGACTTCCTCGGGTTCTCCTACGGATTCCGGCCGGGCCGCGGCCAGCACGATGCGCTGGACGCTCTCCATGCCGGCATTCTCAGGAAGCAAGTGAACTGGGTGCTTGACGCGGATATCCGGGGCTTCTTCGATGCCATGGCCCACTCATGGATTATCCGTTTCCTCGAGCACCGTATCGCGGACAAGCGCATCCTGCGCCTCATTGCAAAATGGCTCAAGGTCGGCACTGTCGAAGATGGACGCAGAACGCGTGGCGTATGTGGCGCTCCGCAAGGCGCGGTGATCTCACCGATCCTGGCGAACGTCTACCTGCACTATGTGTTCGACCTGTGGGTCCATCGCTGGCGCCTCGCCAAGGCGTCGGGCGACATGATCGTCATCCGCTATGCGGACGACACCATCGTCGGCTTTCAGCATGAGCACGGGCGTTCCTTGACGATCTCAAGGAGCGAATGCGCAAGTTCGAACTGGCGTTGCACCCGGACAAAACCCGGCTGA
- the ligD gene encoding non-homologous end-joining DNA ligase: MPGFIKPQLATLKTKAPKGDPWLHEIKFDGYRVQVHVNGGRRKVYTRTGLDWTKRFSTIAGALDIPGQAIVDGEVVVVHEGRTNFSEIQAELATGRQNRLVFYAFDLLWRNGDLRRLPQIERKQLLLDLLGENDIELPVLFSEHLVGDGQKMFEHAAKLSWEGIISKRADAPYRSERNENWLKIKAVHKGKFPVVGFVKDPSGVAALYLGKKEGNELVYMGKVGTGWSRTVSSQIRKQLDTVVSPKSKLTKTIKKPKATWVEPKFFADVEYRDITSEGLLRASSFKGLSWDDKS, from the coding sequence ATGCCGGGGTTCATTAAACCCCAGCTTGCCACCCTGAAGACCAAGGCGCCAAAGGGCGACCCGTGGCTCCATGAAATCAAGTTTGACGGCTACCGTGTGCAGGTTCACGTGAACGGTGGACGGCGGAAGGTGTACACCCGCACCGGGCTGGACTGGACTAAACGGTTCTCGACTATCGCTGGGGCTCTCGACATTCCCGGCCAAGCGATCGTCGATGGAGAAGTTGTCGTAGTCCACGAAGGCCGCACCAACTTTTCCGAAATTCAAGCCGAACTTGCCACGGGCAGACAGAATCGACTGGTCTTCTACGCATTCGATCTCCTCTGGCGGAATGGCGACCTTCGCAGACTACCGCAGATCGAACGCAAACAACTGCTGTTAGACCTGCTCGGCGAAAACGATATCGAACTTCCCGTTCTGTTTTCTGAACATCTCGTCGGCGACGGTCAAAAGATGTTTGAGCATGCGGCCAAGTTGAGCTGGGAAGGCATCATTTCGAAGCGGGCAGACGCGCCGTATCGGTCGGAGCGAAATGAGAACTGGCTGAAGATCAAGGCCGTTCACAAGGGCAAGTTTCCGGTCGTCGGGTTTGTCAAAGACCCGAGCGGCGTCGCGGCGCTATATCTCGGCAAGAAGGAAGGCAACGAACTCGTCTACATGGGCAAGGTCGGGACCGGCTGGTCGCGCACTGTCTCAAGCCAGATCAGGAAGCAACTCGACACAGTGGTTAGCCCGAAGTCGAAGCTAACCAAAACCATCAAGAAGCCGAAGGCGACATGGGTTGAACCGAAGTTCTTCGCGGACGTTGAGTATCGCGACATCACATCGGAAGGGCTACTACGTGCCAGCTCGTTCAAAGGACTTTCTTGGGATGATAAATCCTGA
- a CDS encoding maturase, with the protein MRKFELALHPDKTRLIRFGRHAAKQREKLGEGKPETFDFLGFTHFCTRSRKWGSFVIGRKTIKKRMRAKLLAIKIELRRIMHDPIAKTGAWVKQMLKGHLNYFAVSGNHPSLWWFFNKVKRLWLASLKRRSQTARLSWERFIQLVARFFPPIRTIHPLPCHRFDAGTRGRSPVR; encoded by the coding sequence ATGCGCAAGTTCGAACTGGCGTTGCACCCGGACAAAACCCGGCTGATCCGCTTTGGCCGCCACGCGGCCAAGCAACGTGAGAAGCTTGGAGAGGGGAAGCCTGAAACCTTCGACTTCCTCGGCTTCACGCACTTCTGCACGCGATCACGCAAATGGGGCTCGTTCGTCATCGGGCGCAAGACGATCAAGAAGCGGATGCGAGCCAAGCTCCTGGCGATCAAGATCGAGTTGCGCAGGATAATGCACGACCCCATCGCGAAAACCGGTGCTTGGGTGAAACAGATGCTGAAAGGGCATCTGAACTACTTCGCAGTCTCGGGTAACCACCCGAGCCTGTGGTGGTTCTTCAACAAGGTGAAGCGGCTCTGGCTCGCATCGCTCAAGCGGCGCAGCCAAACAGCACGCCTCAGCTGGGAGAGGTTCATCCAGCTCGTCGCCCGCTTCTTTCCGCCAATCAGAACGATACACCCGCTGCCTTGTCACCGCTTCGACGCTGGAACCCGAGGGAGGAGCCCGGTGCGTTAG
- the glgX gene encoding glycogen debranching protein GlgX yields MNKVKDRRLAQAAASLRRATVLEGKPFPLGATWDGLGVNFALFSAHAIKVELCLFDDNGKKEIERIDLPEYTDEVWHGYIPTARPGTVYAYRVHGPYEPDAGHRFNPNKLVIDPYAKQLVGALRCGPELFGYELGHADKDKSFDSRDSAHLMQKCRVIDPAFTWGHAAKPEVSWDRTIFYEMHVKGFTRSHPLVPEGDRGTFAGLCHPHIPPYLRALGITSAEFLPIHAFVDDNYLAEKGLRNYWGYNSLAFFAPEPRYLKTPFANEFKEAVNQFHAYGIEVILDVVYNHTAEGNELGPTLSFKGIDNASYYRLLPDQKRYYINDTGTGNTVNLSHPRVLQMVADSLRYWATDMRVDGFRFDLATILAREPYGFDEGGGFLDACRQDPILSSVKLIAEPWDIGPGGYQVGQFPPGWAEWNDKFRDAARRFWKGDEGVTPEFARRITASGDLFNKRGRRPWSSVNFVTAHDGFTLNDVVSYNDKHNEANGEDNRDGHSDNHSWNHGAEGPTDDPEIIKLREQQKRNLLATTLLSHGTPMILAGDEFGHTQRGNNNAYAQDNDTAWLNWLGISADGRALREFVRKLIATRRAFPILHRSRFVIGNVNEELDVKDVSWLAPNGLEMTTADWDNPATRCFGMLLDGRAQETGVKRKGSDATLLLIYNAHHDLVEFVLPEVPQGRAWAGLIDTHVPDATVTVYPFGHRLKAAGRSMLALGLSTEETMTRRLRQGLGAIMDIAEFPLPV; encoded by the coding sequence ATGAACAAGGTCAAGGATAGGAGACTAGCCCAGGCGGCGGCAAGCCTTCGGCGTGCTACCGTGCTGGAAGGTAAGCCCTTTCCGCTTGGAGCCACCTGGGACGGCCTTGGCGTTAATTTCGCGCTGTTTTCGGCTCATGCCATCAAGGTCGAACTCTGCCTCTTCGATGACAACGGAAAGAAAGAGATCGAACGCATCGATCTGCCCGAATACACCGACGAAGTCTGGCACGGTTATATACCGACCGCACGTCCGGGTACAGTCTACGCCTACCGAGTCCACGGCCCTTACGAGCCAGATGCGGGACACCGTTTCAATCCCAACAAGCTCGTGATTGATCCTTATGCAAAGCAGCTTGTGGGCGCGCTGCGTTGTGGACCAGAATTATTCGGCTATGAGCTCGGTCACGCGGACAAGGACAAGTCCTTCGATTCACGTGACAGCGCGCATCTTATGCAAAAGTGCCGCGTGATAGATCCCGCCTTCACCTGGGGCCATGCGGCAAAGCCCGAGGTATCTTGGGACCGCACTATCTTTTACGAGATGCACGTCAAAGGTTTTACCCGAAGCCATCCGCTTGTACCGGAAGGCGACCGCGGTACATTCGCCGGACTTTGCCATCCGCATATCCCTCCTTATCTTCGTGCGCTTGGGATCACGAGCGCTGAATTTCTACCCATCCATGCATTTGTGGATGATAATTACCTTGCGGAGAAAGGCCTGCGTAACTATTGGGGCTATAACTCGCTTGCGTTTTTCGCGCCCGAGCCGCGCTATCTCAAGACGCCCTTTGCGAATGAGTTCAAGGAAGCCGTCAATCAGTTCCATGCCTATGGTATCGAGGTGATTCTCGACGTCGTCTATAATCACACTGCCGAAGGCAACGAACTCGGGCCAACACTTTCCTTCAAGGGCATCGATAATGCGAGCTATTATCGCCTGCTTCCAGACCAGAAGCGCTACTACATCAACGATACCGGTACCGGCAATACGGTAAACTTGTCGCACCCGCGCGTGCTCCAGATGGTCGCGGACAGCCTGCGCTACTGGGCGACCGACATGCGCGTGGATGGTTTCCGCTTCGACCTTGCGACCATTCTTGCGAGGGAGCCCTACGGCTTCGATGAAGGCGGCGGTTTTCTGGATGCCTGCCGGCAGGATCCGATCCTTTCGTCAGTCAAACTGATCGCCGAGCCGTGGGATATAGGCCCGGGGGGCTATCAGGTCGGCCAATTTCCCCCTGGATGGGCGGAATGGAATGATAAATTCAGGGATGCGGCGCGGCGCTTTTGGAAAGGGGATGAAGGCGTGACGCCCGAATTTGCGCGGCGCATCACGGCATCGGGTGACCTCTTCAACAAGCGTGGCCGCAGGCCATGGTCATCAGTCAATTTCGTTACGGCGCATGACGGCTTCACGCTGAACGACGTGGTTTCCTACAATGATAAACACAATGAGGCCAATGGCGAAGACAACCGCGACGGACACTCGGACAATCATTCGTGGAATCACGGCGCTGAAGGGCCGACTGATGATCCAGAGATCATCAAGCTTCGCGAGCAGCAAAAGCGCAATCTCCTAGCGACGACGCTGCTGTCGCACGGAACGCCTATGATCCTTGCAGGTGACGAGTTTGGCCATACCCAGCGTGGCAACAACAACGCCTATGCTCAGGACAATGACACGGCATGGCTCAACTGGCTCGGTATCTCGGCCGACGGCCGCGCCTTGCGGGAATTCGTCCGCAAGCTAATCGCGACACGGCGGGCCTTTCCGATCTTGCATCGCTCAAGGTTCGTCATCGGCAACGTCAATGAAGAACTAGACGTGAAGGACGTAAGCTGGCTCGCTCCGAACGGCCTTGAGATGACAACGGCGGATTGGGACAATCCGGCCACGCGATGCTTCGGTATGCTGCTTGACGGAAGGGCCCAGGAAACTGGTGTCAAACGGAAAGGCTCGGATGCGACACTGCTGCTTATTTATAACGCGCATCATGATTTGGTCGAATTCGTCTTGCCCGAAGTGCCGCAGGGCCGCGCCTGGGCCGGGCTCATTGATACCCATGTACCGGATGCGACCGTGACGGTTTATCCTTTTGGCCACCGCCTAAAGGCCGCCGGTCGATCGATGCTAGCGCTCGGCCTCTCGACGGAAGAGACCATGACGCGACGGCTCCGGCAGGGTCTTGGTGCCATCATGGATATTGCCGAGTTTCCACTTCCGGTCTAG